In one window of Thermus aquaticus DNA:
- a CDS encoding restriction endonuclease, protein MKPGDYVVVPSGGQFYVAEVVGDPYYDESHPVAAHRRLVRWLNDKKPIPRELASAALQSRMKARGTLLDTSDLVKHIEKVLEDAKRGETPNLAQELRARMVEAVRQELTQGRMNPDRFETLVERMAQAVGAVEAKWVPRRSDQGADVIARFQLMGGLLVTVGIQAKFYQPGKPMGKDAVDQLAQALRAGVADMGLVITTGDVSEEAYRAAEEYLNRENLRIGILGGRELAELIVDKGLWSAFDF, encoded by the coding sequence ATGAAGCCAGGAGATTACGTGGTGGTTCCCTCGGGGGGCCAGTTCTACGTGGCCGAGGTGGTGGGGGACCCCTACTACGACGAGAGCCACCCCGTCGCTGCCCACCGCAGGCTCGTCCGCTGGCTCAACGACAAGAAGCCCATCCCCCGCGAGCTGGCCTCGGCCGCCCTGCAGAGCCGGATGAAGGCCCGCGGGACTCTCTTGGACACCAGCGACCTGGTGAAACACATTGAAAAGGTCCTGGAGGACGCCAAGCGGGGCGAAACGCCCAACCTGGCCCAGGAACTTCGCGCCCGCATGGTGGAGGCCGTGCGCCAGGAGCTCACCCAAGGCCGCATGAACCCCGACCGCTTTGAAACCCTCGTGGAGAGGATGGCTCAGGCCGTGGGAGCTGTGGAGGCGAAGTGGGTCCCCCGAAGGAGCGACCAGGGGGCGGACGTGATAGCCCGTTTCCAACTCATGGGCGGGTTGCTGGTCACCGTCGGCATCCAGGCCAAGTTCTATCAGCCCGGAAAACCCATGGGAAAGGACGCGGTGGACCAGCTGGCCCAGGCCCTGCGGGCGGGGGTGGCCGATATGGGCCTGGTGATCACCACGGGGGACGTGAGCGAGGAGGCCTACCGCGCAGCCGAGGAGTACCTGAACCGGGAAAACCTGCGGATCGGCATCCTGGGCGGGAGGGAACTGGCGGAGCTCATCGTGGACAAGGGCCTCTGGTCCGCCTTTGACTTTTGA
- a CDS encoding hemolysin family protein: MDRPPSRWPFLLPFSSIALAQSQAPTPGEIFLLVFFLGLSAFFSASETALTTLYPWKVRELAESQGGPFRLLAQDITRFLTTILVGNNLVNIAATALVTEVATEAFGSAGVGVATGVMTFLILFFGEITPKSLAVHHAAALAKVAAWPIYLLSVLLYPVGRFFSLVSGLFLRALGLEPRNASLVSEEELRLILAGAEEAGTIEAQEEEMIHSILELEETPVREIMTPRVEMVAIEAEASLEDFLHLFREHRYSRVPVYRESVDHIVGIAYAQDLLDYHCQEDLKGRTVASIAHPPYFVPENMDAWSLLKELRRRKVHMAIVVDEFGGTAGLVTLEDVIEEIVGEIYDETDEPEDAPIKRLADGALSIQAQTPIDEVSEALGVELPEGEYDTLSGFLYERFGRIPGVGESVEWQGFRFVVESADQRRIERVRVERLVEHGED, translated from the coding sequence ATGGACAGACCTCCCAGTCGGTGGCCCTTCCTCCTGCCCTTCAGCTCCATAGCCCTGGCCCAGTCCCAAGCCCCAACCCCCGGGGAGATTTTTCTTTTGGTCTTCTTTTTGGGGCTTTCCGCCTTCTTCTCCGCCAGCGAAACCGCCCTCACCACCCTCTACCCCTGGAAGGTGCGGGAGCTTGCGGAAAGCCAGGGAGGGCCCTTCCGCCTCCTTGCCCAGGACATCACCCGCTTCCTCACCACCATCCTGGTGGGCAACAACCTGGTGAACATCGCCGCCACCGCCTTGGTCACCGAGGTCGCCACCGAGGCCTTCGGCTCCGCCGGGGTGGGGGTGGCCACCGGGGTCATGACCTTCCTCATCCTCTTCTTCGGCGAGATCACCCCCAAGTCCCTGGCGGTGCACCACGCCGCGGCCCTGGCCAAGGTGGCTGCCTGGCCCATCTACCTCCTCTCGGTCCTCCTCTACCCCGTGGGCCGCTTCTTCAGCCTGGTCTCGGGGCTTTTCCTCAGGGCGCTGGGCCTCGAGCCCAGAAACGCCTCCCTGGTCTCCGAAGAGGAGCTCAGGCTCATCCTGGCGGGGGCGGAGGAGGCGGGCACCATTGAGGCCCAGGAGGAGGAGATGATCCACTCCATCCTGGAGCTGGAGGAGACCCCGGTGCGGGAGATCATGACCCCCCGGGTGGAGATGGTGGCCATAGAGGCCGAGGCCAGCCTCGAGGACTTCCTCCACCTCTTCCGCGAGCACCGCTATAGCCGCGTCCCCGTCTATAGGGAGAGCGTGGACCACATCGTGGGCATCGCCTACGCCCAGGACCTTCTGGACTACCACTGCCAGGAGGACCTGAAGGGGCGCACCGTGGCCTCCATCGCCCACCCGCCCTACTTCGTCCCCGAGAACATGGACGCCTGGAGCCTCCTCAAGGAGCTCCGCCGCCGGAAGGTCCACATGGCCATCGTGGTGGACGAGTTCGGGGGCACCGCCGGCCTCGTGACCTTGGAGGACGTCATTGAGGAGATCGTGGGCGAGATCTACGACGAGACCGACGAGCCCGAGGACGCCCCCATCAAGCGCTTGGCCGACGGCGCCCTTTCCATCCAGGCCCAGACCCCCATAGACGAGGTCTCCGAGGCCTTGGGGGTGGAGCTCCCCGAGGGGGAGTACGACACCCTTTCCGGCTTCCTCTACGAGCGGTTCGGCCGCATCCCCGGCGTGGGGGAGAGCGTGGAGTGGCAGGGCTTCCGCTTTGTGGTGGAAAGCGCCGACCAGCGCCGGATAGAAAGGGTGCGGGTGGAAAGGCTGGTGGAGCATGGAGAGGATTAA
- a CDS encoding TolC family protein, which yields MPRVLALLLLLAPALAQSALAPLRDHPLARQAQSYLEAARKALLAQESPVALNLQAGHARLGYACTPEALCQSLPSSGSNLTLALVLTPFPFGDVADGQERARIALRRAELGYRRTLTALQAQAVAAYGRYQEALLGEKLALKGVELAQMALEAARKRQANPKELREAELALKEAENRLEEARRGVALAEQAALGLVDLEAPLPQIPLPQGGAYLQVEEARLSVQEAQIAYDGAFRNLLPKLDVSYLRYPSGNDTLALSLSSRTLQPTLSYTRQDPARPATQVPGAGSYRSVEELRLSLSLTLSPGLFQGLAAAEAQLRGALEALKAAEAQARLQEETLKGALQSAEAALALAQLRLEGERKALEEVKRRLALGLESGLALKRAELSLLQAELARLQAENNLKNRLMELYQLYGQILEVNP from the coding sequence GTGCCTAGGGTCTTGGCCCTCCTCCTTCTCCTGGCCCCCGCCCTGGCCCAAAGCGCCCTGGCTCCCCTAAGGGACCACCCCCTGGCCCGCCAGGCCCAAAGCTACCTGGAGGCGGCCCGCAAGGCCCTCCTGGCCCAGGAAAGCCCCGTGGCCCTGAACCTGCAAGCGGGCCACGCCCGCCTGGGCTACGCCTGCACCCCCGAGGCCCTATGCCAGAGCCTGCCCTCTAGCGGAAGCAACCTCACCCTGGCCCTGGTCCTCACCCCCTTCCCCTTCGGGGACGTGGCCGACGGGCAGGAGCGGGCCCGCATCGCCCTCAGGCGGGCCGAGTTGGGCTACCGCAGGACCCTCACCGCCCTCCAGGCCCAGGCGGTGGCCGCCTACGGCCGCTACCAGGAGGCCCTTCTTGGGGAAAAGCTGGCCCTGAAGGGGGTGGAGCTGGCCCAGATGGCCCTGGAGGCCGCCAGGAAGCGCCAGGCCAACCCCAAGGAGCTGAGGGAGGCGGAGCTCGCCCTCAAGGAGGCGGAAAACCGCCTGGAGGAGGCGAGGCGGGGGGTGGCCCTGGCGGAGCAGGCGGCCCTGGGCCTGGTGGACCTCGAGGCCCCCCTGCCCCAGATTCCCCTCCCCCAGGGCGGGGCCTACCTGCAGGTGGAGGAGGCGAGGCTTTCGGTCCAAGAGGCCCAGATCGCCTATGACGGCGCCTTCCGCAACCTCCTGCCCAAGCTGGACGTGAGCTACCTCCGCTACCCCTCGGGCAACGACACCCTGGCCCTCAGCCTGAGTAGCCGCACCCTGCAGCCCACCCTGAGCTACACCCGCCAGGACCCCGCCCGCCCCGCCACCCAGGTGCCCGGGGCGGGGAGCTACCGGAGCGTGGAGGAGCTCAGGCTTTCCCTCTCCCTCACCCTCTCCCCAGGCCTCTTCCAGGGATTGGCGGCGGCCGAGGCCCAGCTACGGGGGGCCCTCGAGGCCCTAAAGGCGGCGGAGGCCCAGGCCAGGCTTCAGGAAGAGACCCTAAAGGGCGCCCTCCAAAGCGCCGAGGCCGCCTTAGCCCTGGCCCAGCTCCGCCTGGAGGGCGAGCGAAAGGCCCTGGAAGAGGTGAAACGGCGCCTGGCGTTGGGCCTGGAAAGCGGCCTCGCCCTCAAGCGGGCCGAGCTTTCCCTTTTGCAGGCGGAGCTTGCCCGCCTGCAGGCCGAGAACAACCTGAAAAACCGCCTGATGGAGCTTTACCAGCTTTACGGTCAAATCCTGGAGGTGAACCCGTGA
- a CDS encoding efflux RND transporter permease subunit, with protein sequence MRENPLVAFFVERFVFATAIFVGLVLVGLLLGLGLGVELLPRFSVPVVAVSTAYPGAGPEEVAEQVSKPLEDALSTLSGVDTIGSSSTEGFSLVFVQFQQGVNVDQAAVEVSQKVAAARGSLPKDASAPVVQKFDPSASPILYIALEAPGEDLSEVLRYAERSLKPRLQLVPGVADIRLTGAPKRAIRVYLDPSRLQALGVAPGQVVQAISASALNLPLGSLTQEERRLVYTLRSTPATAEEVAGLLLDPSRGVRVRDVARVEERPEAPSTLNRLNGRPAVLLAVVKTPSANAVAVADGVKKALEGTKLPPGYRAEVALDTTRFIRAAVNDTVREAFLAALAVSLVVLIFLGKLNSVFSVILAIPITLSGAILLFGVLGFTYNLISLLALTVAVGIVVDDSIVVAENIDRYRRMGFGPKEAVLKGASEVSVAVAAATLSLLAVFLPISFLPGIIGQIFQQFGLGMAAAIAVSWLEALLFLTVRLAYFPDPEPPTFREALRALTLLPQDLAWAYRRGFRTPLGLLLGLLLAYLLLQRGPLFLLLLPLYPALLGLLRYLGRAFLDFMGALTRFLHQGAEGSLFRLTEAYARGLRRVLARPYLVLGVAALAFLSIFPILPRIPFNFVPRSDTGVLTATLLLPKDTPLAVSDRAARALEARFLAHPAVARVVTTVGASATGGAQVGDPSRVQLQIVLKPKGEREDIFTLTKVLNREGREALKGFPGADLRVLAQTGPEAGDADLQFFVTSPDRALLEKRAAEIVAYIAEKPYVLSVKSTLEATQRERVFVPDPSRLAGTGLTPGDLAQALRLYLSGTQAATARRSGEEFPIVVQADPFSLGGEADLLSLPVYAPALQAFLPLGSLGRFEERPGPTLISRRNQAYTAGININLKPEAPGSFQIQRELETELKAQGLLGNGVEILATGLGSFTGELARLAPLAFLLALVLNYLVIASQFNAWRYPLYLLLPVPLALVGAFWLTYLLGTGLDVISVLGVVMLIGLVTKNAILLLDFAVKRMREMPLKEALVEAARLRLRPILMTTLTVLIISLPLLLGTGEGAEYRRPLGVIILGGLLSSTLLTLFVVPAAFFAFEGRRARKEEPALR encoded by the coding sequence GTGAGGGAAAACCCCCTGGTGGCCTTCTTCGTGGAGCGCTTCGTCTTCGCCACCGCCATCTTCGTGGGCCTGGTCCTGGTGGGGCTCCTCCTGGGCCTGGGCCTGGGGGTGGAGCTCCTACCCCGCTTCAGCGTGCCCGTGGTGGCGGTCTCCACGGCCTACCCGGGCGCCGGCCCCGAGGAGGTGGCGGAGCAGGTCTCCAAGCCCCTGGAGGACGCCCTCTCCACCCTAAGCGGGGTGGACACCATCGGCAGCTCCTCCACCGAGGGGTTCAGCCTGGTCTTCGTCCAGTTCCAGCAGGGGGTGAACGTGGACCAGGCCGCGGTGGAGGTCAGCCAGAAGGTGGCCGCCGCCCGGGGGAGCCTGCCCAAGGACGCTTCCGCTCCCGTGGTGCAGAAGTTTGACCCCTCGGCCAGCCCCATCCTCTACATCGCCCTCGAGGCCCCGGGGGAGGACCTCTCGGAGGTCCTCCGCTACGCCGAGCGCTCCCTGAAGCCCAGGCTTCAGCTGGTCCCCGGCGTGGCCGACATCCGCCTCACCGGGGCCCCCAAGCGGGCCATCCGGGTCTACCTGGACCCAAGCCGCCTCCAGGCCCTGGGCGTGGCCCCGGGGCAGGTGGTCCAGGCCATCTCCGCCTCCGCCCTCAACCTCCCCCTGGGAAGCCTCACCCAGGAGGAGAGGCGCCTGGTCTACACCCTGCGCTCCACCCCGGCCACCGCCGAGGAAGTGGCGGGCCTCCTCCTGGACCCCTCCCGAGGGGTAAGGGTGCGGGACGTGGCCCGGGTGGAGGAGCGCCCCGAGGCCCCCAGCACCCTAAACCGCCTGAACGGCCGCCCCGCCGTGCTTCTCGCCGTGGTCAAGACCCCTAGCGCCAACGCCGTGGCCGTGGCCGACGGGGTGAAGAAGGCCCTAGAGGGGACCAAGCTGCCCCCAGGCTACCGGGCGGAGGTGGCCCTGGACACCACCCGCTTCATCCGGGCGGCGGTGAACGACACCGTGCGGGAGGCCTTCCTAGCGGCCCTGGCCGTCTCTTTGGTGGTCCTCATCTTCCTGGGGAAGCTCAACTCCGTCTTCTCCGTGATCCTGGCCATCCCCATCACCCTCTCCGGGGCCATCCTCCTCTTCGGCGTTCTCGGCTTCACCTACAACCTGATCAGCCTCCTGGCCCTCACCGTGGCGGTGGGCATCGTGGTGGACGACTCCATCGTGGTGGCGGAGAACATTGACCGCTACCGCAGGATGGGCTTCGGCCCCAAGGAGGCGGTCCTCAAGGGGGCCAGCGAGGTGAGCGTGGCGGTGGCGGCGGCCACCTTAAGCCTCCTCGCCGTCTTCCTGCCCATCAGCTTCCTCCCCGGCATCATCGGCCAGATCTTCCAGCAGTTCGGCCTGGGCATGGCGGCGGCCATCGCCGTGAGCTGGCTGGAGGCCCTCCTCTTCCTCACCGTGCGCCTGGCCTACTTCCCGGACCCCGAGCCCCCCACCTTCCGGGAGGCCTTAAGGGCCCTCACCCTCCTCCCCCAGGACCTGGCCTGGGCCTACCGCCGGGGCTTCCGCACCCCTTTGGGCCTCCTTCTGGGGCTTCTTCTGGCCTACCTCCTCCTGCAAAGGGGGCCCCTATTCCTCCTCCTTCTCCCCCTCTACCCCGCCCTCCTAGGCCTCCTCCGCTATCTGGGGCGGGCCTTCTTAGACTTCATGGGCGCCCTCACCCGGTTCCTCCACCAGGGGGCGGAAGGGAGCCTTTTCCGCCTCACCGAGGCCTACGCCCGGGGGCTTAGGAGGGTCCTGGCCCGGCCCTACCTGGTCCTGGGGGTGGCGGCCTTGGCCTTTCTCTCCATCTTCCCCATCCTGCCCAGGATCCCCTTCAACTTCGTCCCCCGCTCGGACACCGGGGTCCTGACCGCCACCCTGCTCCTGCCCAAGGACACGCCCCTCGCCGTCTCCGACCGGGCGGCGAGGGCCCTCGAGGCCCGCTTTCTGGCCCACCCCGCCGTGGCCCGGGTGGTGACCACGGTGGGGGCCAGCGCCACCGGCGGGGCCCAGGTGGGGGACCCCTCCCGGGTCCAGCTCCAGATCGTCCTCAAGCCCAAGGGGGAGCGGGAGGACATCTTCACCCTGACCAAGGTCCTGAACCGGGAGGGCAGGGAGGCCCTAAAGGGCTTCCCCGGGGCCGACCTCCGGGTCCTGGCCCAGACCGGCCCCGAGGCCGGGGACGCCGACCTCCAGTTCTTCGTCACCAGCCCCGACCGGGCCCTTCTGGAAAAGCGCGCCGCCGAGATCGTCGCCTACATCGCCGAGAAGCCCTACGTCCTGAGCGTGAAGAGCACCCTCGAGGCCACCCAGCGGGAGAGGGTCTTCGTGCCGGACCCCTCCCGGCTCGCCGGCACCGGCCTCACCCCCGGGGACCTGGCCCAGGCCCTCAGGCTTTACCTCTCCGGGACCCAGGCGGCCACCGCCCGCAGGAGCGGGGAGGAGTTCCCCATCGTGGTCCAGGCCGACCCCTTCAGCCTGGGGGGCGAGGCCGACCTCCTCTCCCTCCCTGTCTACGCCCCCGCCCTCCAGGCTTTCCTGCCCCTCGGGAGCCTGGGGCGGTTTGAGGAGCGCCCGGGGCCCACCCTCATCTCCCGCCGCAACCAGGCTTACACCGCCGGCATCAACATCAATCTGAAGCCCGAGGCCCCGGGGAGCTTCCAGATCCAGCGGGAGCTGGAAACGGAGCTCAAAGCCCAGGGCCTTCTGGGGAACGGGGTGGAGATCCTGGCCACCGGCCTCGGGAGCTTCACCGGGGAGCTGGCCCGCCTGGCCCCCCTGGCCTTCTTGCTGGCCCTGGTCCTCAACTACCTGGTCATCGCCAGCCAGTTCAACGCCTGGCGCTACCCCCTCTACCTCCTCCTCCCGGTGCCCTTGGCCCTGGTGGGGGCCTTCTGGCTCACCTACCTCCTGGGCACCGGCCTGGACGTGATCAGCGTCCTGGGGGTGGTGATGCTGATCGGCCTGGTCACCAAAAACGCCATCCTCCTCCTGGACTTCGCCGTGAAGCGCATGCGGGAGATGCCCCTCAAAGAGGCCCTGGTGGAGGCGGCCAGGCTCCGGCTTAGGCCCATCCTCATGACCACCCTCACCGTCCTCATCATCAGCCTCCCCCTCCTGCTGGGCACCGGCGAGGGGGCCGAGTACCGCCGGCCCCTGGGGGTCATCATCCTGGGGGGCCTCCTCTCCTCCACCCTCCTCACCCTCTTCGTGGTGCCCGCCGCCTTCTTCGCCTTTGAGGGGCGGCGGGCCAGGAAAGAGGAACCCGCGCTGAGGTGA
- a CDS encoding MarR family winged helix-turn-helix transcriptional regulator — translation MNGPPAPLVEELSHLGYALMRLLLQRAKEVFAKEGLSLLQAEVLRLVREGVNAPSRLAEHLEIQPSQVSHLLASLEEAGLVERRLDSEDRRRVLLHLTPKGEEAQKRLKEAWLAAYSQHLARLNPEELLLFRDLLRKLTEVERA, via the coding sequence ATGAACGGTCCCCCCGCACCCCTGGTGGAAGAGCTGTCCCACCTCGGCTACGCCCTCATGCGCCTCCTCCTCCAGCGGGCCAAGGAGGTTTTCGCCAAGGAGGGGCTTTCCCTCCTTCAGGCCGAGGTCCTGAGGCTGGTGCGGGAGGGGGTGAACGCCCCTTCCCGGCTGGCGGAGCACCTGGAGATCCAGCCTTCCCAGGTCTCCCACCTCCTGGCCTCGTTGGAGGAGGCCGGTTTGGTGGAGCGGCGCCTGGACTCCGAGGACCGGAGAAGGGTTCTCCTGCACCTTACCCCCAAAGGGGAAGAAGCCCAAAAGCGGCTCAAGGAGGCCTGGCTTGCGGCCTATAGCCAGCATCTGGCCAGGCTGAACCCTGAGGAGCTCCTCCTCTTCCGGGACCTCCTGAGGAAGCTCACGGAGGTGGAGCGTGCCTAG
- a CDS encoding transposase encodes MLPDREHPLYYLDAETLLVAIYVWVDDELKALQTQGFKLPPKQRHQKATLAELLTLAIFLLLQGQDLAKGYLAAKTTLRAYFPSLPHLSRFYRVLQKAQGLLAHLAIRLAGGMGLLQVVDLKPIPLAHGHRVHGLSLPEAAVGVGPLGAFGGYVLMPVMNERGLFFRWALLPGNARETWGRDLVADLPAVLGDRGFRWVQGVKTPPYRVRGGRLVETGWRRWMGKVRNWIETRFSVMVRSLGLHRIEARSFWGLAARVNLILLVHNLIRSRVLLRMAGVEL; translated from the coding sequence ATGCTTCCAGACCGGGAGCACCCCCTCTACTATCTTGACGCAGAAACCCTCCTCGTGGCCATCTACGTCTGGGTAGATGACGAGCTCAAGGCCCTTCAGACCCAAGGGTTCAAGCTCCCCCCGAAGCAAAGGCACCAGAAAGCCACCCTGGCTGAACTCCTGACCCTGGCCATTTTTCTCCTGCTGCAGGGCCAGGACCTGGCCAAAGGCTACCTGGCCGCCAAGACCACCCTGAGGGCCTACTTCCCCTCCCTGCCCCACCTCTCCCGCTTTTATCGGGTCCTGCAAAAGGCCCAGGGGTTGTTGGCTCACCTGGCCATCCGCCTCGCCGGGGGGATGGGTCTCCTCCAGGTGGTGGACCTCAAACCCATCCCCCTGGCCCACGGCCACCGGGTCCACGGTCTCTCCCTCCCTGAAGCCGCTGTGGGCGTGGGGCCCCTGGGCGCGTTCGGCGGTTACGTGCTGATGCCGGTGATGAACGAGCGGGGCCTCTTTTTTCGCTGGGCCCTTCTCCCCGGAAATGCCCGGGAGACCTGGGGGAGGGACTTGGTGGCGGACCTCCCCGCGGTCTTGGGAGACCGGGGTTTTCGCTGGGTCCAGGGGGTCAAGACCCCACCCTATCGGGTCAGGGGAGGAAGGTTGGTGGAAACAGGGTGGAGAAGGTGGATGGGGAAGGTGCGCAACTGGATAGAGACGCGGTTCAGCGTGATGGTGCGGTCCTTGGGCCTTCACCGTATAGAAGCTCGGTCCTTTTGGGGCCTGGCGGCCCGGGTAAACCTGATCCTCTTGGTCCACAACCTCATTCGGAGCCGGGTCTTGCTCAGGATGGCCGGGGTGGAGCTATGA
- a CDS encoding alpha/beta hydrolase: MNAKRLIFFLVLSALALGGVLLGVAFYLFRPLKAEAIVQDYLKAPGLSLKEAPYGVELFPQSPRALLAFYPGARVDPLAYAPVLAPVAQAGYLVVLLKVPSGIALLGKERALEAKRAHPGLPLVVGGHSLGGVAAAEVAAREGLPLLLFAAYPEGDLSGVRLPTLALYGTEDGLLPPKEAREKAKRLPQGARVVFIEGLNHAGFGAYGAQRGDRPAKRPREELWAEIRQEVLLFLESLGLDTPPPPQALR, from the coding sequence GTGAACGCCAAACGCCTCATCTTCTTCCTCGTGCTCTCTGCCCTGGCCTTAGGGGGGGTCCTCCTTGGGGTGGCCTTCTACCTCTTCAGGCCCCTGAAGGCGGAGGCCATCGTCCAGGACTACCTGAAGGCCCCCGGGCTAAGCCTGAAGGAAGCCCCATACGGCGTTGAACTCTTTCCCCAAAGCCCCAGGGCCCTCCTGGCCTTCTACCCCGGGGCCCGGGTGGACCCCCTGGCCTACGCCCCGGTCCTGGCCCCGGTGGCCCAGGCGGGGTATTTGGTGGTCCTCCTCAAGGTGCCCTCGGGGATCGCCCTTTTAGGCAAGGAGCGGGCTCTGGAAGCGAAAAGGGCCCACCCCGGCCTCCCCCTGGTGGTGGGGGGGCACAGCCTGGGCGGGGTGGCGGCGGCGGAGGTGGCGGCCCGGGAAGGGCTTCCCCTCCTGCTCTTCGCCGCCTACCCCGAAGGGGACCTCTCTGGGGTGCGCCTTCCCACCCTGGCCCTTTACGGAACCGAAGACGGCCTCCTGCCCCCAAAGGAGGCCCGGGAAAAGGCCAAAAGGCTTCCCCAAGGAGCCCGGGTGGTCTTCATAGAGGGCCTGAACCACGCCGGCTTTGGCGCCTACGGGGCGCAAAGGGGAGACAGGCCGGCCAAAAGGCCCCGGGAGGAGCTCTGGGCGGAGATCCGCCAGGAGGTCCTCCTCTTTTTGGAAAGCCTGGGTCTGGACACGCCTCCCCCTCCCCAGGCGCTACGCTGA
- a CDS encoding efflux RND transporter periplasmic adaptor subunit — protein sequence MRKALLLLPLLLVACAPKKAEAPQAEAEPSRVQVRVVEARRGVLERAAQVAVTLQAERDSLVAAGASGRVQRTLPAGSRVAQGEGVVFLDPAPFQEALAQARLALAQAEANLERTKNQISGNRPALLAQLEAAKAQLDAARRRYEEGKALLAVGALAPLDLKTLEAQYQQAQSAYESAKEALDRLDRAEDLRLLELQVEAARLQVRQAERNLKEATIRAPFAGEVVEVYVKEGEFVGVGNRAFRLATTDRLLAKAYLPPEEAARLTPETRFLLRQSGQEVPARLLRKTDLPGQNRLVEVVLKPEAPLTPGPAEARYQEKVAEGILLPALAVRAEEGQAVVYAVEGDRARRLPVRLLAQEGDKAAVEGLTEGTLVVYPVPEGLREGDLLEVVR from the coding sequence ATGAGAAAGGCTCTCCTACTCCTTCCCCTTCTCCTTGTGGCCTGCGCCCCCAAAAAGGCCGAGGCCCCTCAGGCAGAGGCCGAGCCCTCGAGGGTCCAGGTGCGGGTGGTGGAGGCCAGGCGGGGGGTTCTGGAGCGCGCCGCCCAGGTGGCCGTGACCCTGCAGGCCGAGCGGGACAGCCTGGTGGCCGCCGGGGCCTCGGGCCGGGTGCAAAGGACCCTTCCTGCGGGAAGCCGGGTGGCCCAGGGGGAGGGCGTGGTCTTCCTGGACCCCGCCCCCTTCCAGGAGGCCCTGGCCCAGGCCCGGCTGGCCCTGGCCCAGGCCGAGGCCAACCTGGAGCGGACAAAAAACCAGATCTCCGGAAACCGCCCCGCCCTCCTGGCCCAGCTGGAGGCGGCCAAGGCCCAGCTGGACGCTGCCAGAAGGCGCTACGAGGAGGGAAAGGCCCTCCTGGCGGTGGGGGCCCTGGCCCCCCTGGACCTCAAGACCCTGGAAGCCCAGTACCAGCAGGCCCAAAGCGCCTATGAGAGCGCCAAGGAGGCCCTAGACCGCCTGGATAGGGCGGAGGACCTGAGGCTTTTGGAGCTTCAGGTGGAGGCGGCCAGGCTCCAGGTGCGCCAGGCGGAGCGCAACCTCAAGGAGGCCACCATCCGCGCCCCCTTCGCCGGGGAGGTGGTGGAGGTCTACGTCAAGGAGGGCGAATTCGTGGGCGTGGGGAACCGGGCCTTCCGCCTGGCCACCACCGACCGCCTCCTGGCCAAGGCCTACCTTCCCCCCGAGGAGGCGGCCCGCCTCACCCCCGAGACCCGCTTCCTCCTCAGGCAAAGCGGCCAGGAGGTGCCCGCCCGCCTCCTGCGCAAGACGGACCTTCCCGGGCAGAACCGGCTGGTGGAGGTGGTCCTGAAGCCGGAAGCCCCCCTCACCCCCGGCCCGGCCGAGGCCCGGTACCAGGAGAAGGTGGCGGAGGGGATCCTCCTCCCCGCCCTGGCGGTGCGGGCGGAGGAGGGCCAGGCGGTGGTCTACGCCGTGGAAGGGGACAGGGCCCGCCGCCTCCCGGTGCGCCTTCTGGCCCAGGAAGGGGACAAGGCGGCGGTGGAAGGGCTTACGGAGGGGACCCTCGTGGTCTACCCCGTCCCCGAGGGGCTTAGGGAGGGGGACCTCCTGGAGGTGGTGCGGTGA
- a CDS encoding TolC family protein yields MRTLWILILFWLPALAQPLPEALKKAQEVPAVLNARLEAEAKAKDLARTLEDPLRTPLGELQARQALALAEARLKRALAQAESDIAAAYAQALEAGLQVRLAEKALAVAELALKAAEVRVKGGGATSLDLLEAQNRVLEARKNLEAAKRGENAARASLENLVGPWKPEPVALPPLPEEGLVEQLLEEHADLLQLRQSLELLRFQRGLLDESFAARKDIEALEDQIKTLEVSLGNLERSLRVGLKARYDQLAPLLEGAKAAEEAYRAAKERYAAEERRFKAGLVSQLGLRQQELALFQAELTLAQARHAYLKAYYGLLASR; encoded by the coding sequence GTGAGAACCCTTTGGATCCTGATCCTTTTCTGGCTCCCGGCCCTGGCCCAGCCCCTGCCCGAGGCGCTGAAGAAGGCCCAGGAAGTCCCCGCCGTCCTCAACGCCAGGCTGGAGGCGGAGGCCAAGGCCAAGGACCTGGCCCGCACCCTGGAAGACCCCCTGCGCACGCCCTTAGGCGAGCTTCAGGCCAGGCAAGCCCTGGCCCTGGCCGAGGCCAGGCTCAAGCGGGCCCTGGCCCAAGCGGAAAGCGACATCGCCGCCGCCTACGCCCAGGCCCTCGAGGCCGGCCTCCAGGTCAGGCTGGCGGAAAAGGCCCTGGCGGTGGCGGAGCTGGCCCTCAAGGCCGCCGAGGTCCGGGTCAAGGGGGGTGGGGCCACCTCCTTGGACCTCCTGGAGGCCCAGAACCGGGTCCTGGAGGCCAGGAAAAACCTGGAGGCCGCCAAGCGGGGCGAAAACGCCGCCAGGGCCTCTTTGGAGAACCTGGTGGGCCCCTGGAAGCCCGAGCCCGTGGCGCTTCCCCCCCTGCCGGAAGAGGGCCTGGTGGAGCAGCTTCTTGAGGAGCACGCCGACCTTTTGCAACTCAGGCAAAGCCTGGAGCTCCTCCGCTTCCAGCGGGGCCTCCTGGACGAGAGCTTCGCCGCCAGGAAGGACATAGAGGCCCTGGAGGACCAGATCAAGACCCTGGAGGTGAGCCTGGGCAACCTGGAGCGCTCCCTCCGGGTGGGGCTCAAGGCCCGCTACGACCAGCTTGCCCCCCTGCTAGAGGGGGCCAAAGCGGCGGAGGAGGCCTACCGGGCCGCCAAGGAACGCTACGCCGCCGAGGAGCGGCGCTTCAAGGCCGGGCTCGTGAGCCAGCTTGGGCTCAGGCAACAGGAGCTCGCCCTATTCCAAGCGGAGCTGACTTTGGCCCAGGCCCGCCACGCCTACCTGAAGGCCTACTACGGCCTTCTGGCCTCGAGGTGA